The Bordetella sp. FB-8 genome includes a window with the following:
- the paaE gene encoding 1,2-phenylacetyl-CoA epoxidase subunit PaaE, with product MSSSFHKLKVAGVERNTRDAVVVTFDLPEALASEFAFRPGQYLTLRTQIEGQEVRRSYSICSAPDEGRLRVAIKKIDEGVFSTWANHALQPGQSLDVMPPAGNFTIDFDPDRSRHYAAFVVGSGITPVLSLVKTALSAEPNSRFTLFFGNRASSSVLFREEIEDIKNRYMTRFSLVYIMSREAQDIELFNGRLDGDKVAQLTRTWMPVDSIDYAFICGPQDMIESVNQRLQALGMPGDRIKFELFGAPKGPRSLRTGRDAAAAPGKGQCEVTVVKDGHSRSFFIDKNRDSVLDSALAQGVDLPYSCKGGVCSTCRCKVVQGEVDMDANFALEDYEVARGFVLSCQSFPVSDKLVLDFDQET from the coding sequence ATGAGCAGTTCCTTCCATAAACTGAAAGTCGCCGGCGTCGAGCGCAACACGCGAGACGCGGTGGTGGTTACCTTTGATTTGCCCGAGGCCCTGGCGTCCGAGTTCGCCTTTCGCCCAGGCCAATACCTGACGCTGCGCACCCAGATCGAGGGCCAAGAGGTGCGGCGTTCGTATTCGATCTGCTCGGCGCCCGACGAGGGCCGGCTGCGGGTGGCCATCAAAAAGATCGACGAGGGTGTGTTCTCGACCTGGGCCAACCACGCGCTGCAGCCCGGGCAGAGTCTGGACGTGATGCCGCCGGCGGGCAACTTCACCATCGACTTCGACCCCGACCGATCACGCCATTACGCCGCCTTCGTGGTGGGCAGCGGCATCACGCCGGTGTTGTCGCTGGTGAAGACGGCGCTGTCCGCCGAGCCAAACAGCCGCTTCACGCTGTTCTTCGGCAACCGGGCCTCGTCCTCGGTACTGTTTCGCGAAGAGATCGAGGACATCAAGAACCGCTATATGACGCGTTTCTCGCTGGTCTACATCATGAGCCGCGAGGCGCAGGACATCGAACTGTTCAACGGCCGTCTCGACGGGGACAAGGTGGCCCAGCTGACGCGCACCTGGATGCCGGTCGATTCCATCGACTATGCCTTCATCTGCGGCCCGCAGGACATGATCGAAAGCGTGAACCAGCGCCTGCAGGCGCTGGGCATGCCCGGCGACCGCATCAAGTTCGAGCTTTTCGGCGCGCCCAAGGGGCCGCGCTCGCTGCGCACCGGCCGCGATGCCGCCGCCGCGCCGGGCAAGGGCCAATGCGAAGTCACCGTCGTCAAGGACGGCCACAGCCGCAGCTTCTTCATCGACAAGAACCGCGACAGCGTGCTCGACTCGGCGCTGGCGCAGGGCGTAGATTTGCCATACTCGTGCAAGGGCGGCGTGTGTTCCACCTGCCGCTGCAAGGTCGTACAGGGCGAGGTGGATATGGACGCCAACTTCGCACTCGAAGACTATGAAGTGGCTCGCGGCTTCGTGCTCAGTTGCCAGAGTTTTCCGGTCAGCGACAAGCTGGTGCTGGATTTCGACCAGGAAACCTGA
- the paaD gene encoding 1,2-phenylacetyl-CoA epoxidase subunit PaaD — MVSAASVVPCEQVMQWLQAVPDPEIPVLSVLDLGVVREVQWEGQTCVVTITPTYSGCPAMREIAQDIERVLREHGVFSTRVQTRLAPAWTTDWMSERGRRALTDYGIAPPAERAVDVSGILRRADMPAVACPLCGSRDTRLVSGFGSTSCKALYRCGACREPFDYFKTH; from the coding sequence ATGGTGAGCGCCGCCTCCGTTGTCCCATGCGAGCAGGTCATGCAATGGCTGCAGGCGGTGCCCGACCCCGAGATCCCCGTGCTGTCGGTGCTGGATCTGGGCGTGGTGCGCGAGGTGCAGTGGGAAGGCCAGACCTGCGTGGTCACCATCACCCCTACTTATTCGGGCTGCCCGGCCATGCGCGAAATCGCGCAGGACATCGAACGCGTCCTGCGCGAGCACGGCGTGTTCAGCACGCGCGTGCAGACGCGCCTGGCGCCCGCCTGGACCACCGACTGGATGAGCGAGCGCGGCCGCCGCGCGCTGACCGACTACGGCATCGCACCGCCGGCCGAGCGGGCCGTCGACGTCTCCGGCATCCTGCGCCGCGCCGATATGCCGGCCGTGGCCTGCCCCCTGTGCGGTTCGCGCGATACGCGCCTGGTAAGCGGCTTCGGCTCGACATCCTGCAAGGCCCTGTACCGCTGCGGCGCCTGCCGCGAGCCTTTCGACTATTTCAAGACCCATTGA
- the paaC gene encoding 1,2-phenylacetyl-CoA epoxidase subunit PaaC, producing MDKTLFQYLLRLGDGDLILAQRLGALIGHGPILEEDMALTNTALDLLGQARMWLTLAGEVEAAGRDEDALAYHRDAPQFLNPLLVERPNGDYAQTMVRQFFYDVWHYYLLQGLAHSGDERVAAIAAKGIKEVAYHVRRSSDLVVRLGDGTDESHARMQAAVDELWRYTGELFTDDEIDRDVAVRGLGCELAGLHGPWLAHVREVLQEATLVVPDEGQAYHALLRGGRQGRHTEDLGFVLAQMQHLQRAYPGAVW from the coding sequence ATGGACAAGACACTATTCCAATATCTGCTGCGCCTGGGCGATGGCGATCTCATCCTCGCCCAGCGCCTGGGCGCGCTCATCGGCCACGGTCCCATCCTCGAAGAGGACATGGCCCTGACCAACACCGCGCTCGATCTTCTGGGGCAGGCGCGCATGTGGTTGACCCTGGCCGGAGAAGTCGAAGCTGCCGGGCGCGACGAAGACGCGCTGGCCTACCATCGCGACGCGCCCCAGTTCCTCAACCCGCTGCTGGTTGAACGACCCAACGGCGACTACGCCCAGACCATGGTGCGCCAGTTCTTCTACGATGTCTGGCACTACTACCTGCTGCAAGGCTTGGCCCACTCCGGGGACGAGCGCGTGGCCGCTATCGCCGCCAAGGGCATCAAGGAAGTCGCCTATCACGTGCGCCGCTCCAGCGACCTGGTGGTGCGCCTGGGCGACGGCACAGACGAAAGCCATGCGCGCATGCAGGCGGCGGTGGACGAACTGTGGCGCTATACCGGCGAGCTCTTCACCGACGACGAGATCGACCGCGATGTCGCCGTTCGAGGTCTGGGCTGCGAACTGGCCGGCCTGCATGGGCCTTGGCTGGCGCATGTGCGCGAGGTCCTGCAGGAGGCCACGCTTGTCGTGCCCGATGAGGGGCAGGCCTATCACGCGCTGCTGCGCGGCGGGCGCCAGGGCCGCCACACCGAAGACCTGGGCTTTGTGCTGGCCCAGATGCAGCACCTGCAGCGCGCCTATCCCGGAGCCGTATGGTGA
- the paaB gene encoding 1,2-phenylacetyl-CoA epoxidase subunit PaaB, translating into MSKEWPLWEVFIRSQHGLAHKHVGSLHAPDAEMAINNARDVYTRRNEGLSIWVVRAFDIVASSPSDKEPLFEPANDKVYRHPTFFPMPDEIHM; encoded by the coding sequence ATGAGCAAAGAATGGCCCCTGTGGGAAGTCTTCATCCGCAGCCAGCACGGCCTGGCCCACAAGCATGTGGGCAGCCTGCATGCGCCCGACGCGGAAATGGCCATCAACAACGCGCGCGACGTCTACACCCGCCGCAATGAAGGCCTGAGCATTTGGGTTGTGCGCGCATTCGACATCGTCGCCAGCAGTCCGTCGGACAAGGAGCCGCTCTTTGAGCCGGCCAACGACAAAGTCTATCGGCATCCGACCTTCTTTCCCATGCCCGATGAAATCCATATGTGA
- the paaA gene encoding 1,2-phenylacetyl-CoA epoxidase subunit PaaA: MYAQLVETGVARVRGVDELSGDEQTFQRRLEEGVRIESKDWMPEAYRKTLVRQISQHAHSEIVGMLPEGNWITRAPSLKRKAILMAKVQDEGGHGLYLYSAAETLGVSRDELISDLHSGKAKYSSIFNYPTLTWADVGMIGWLVDGSAIINQIPLCRCSYGPYARAMVRVCKEESFHQRQGYDLLVQMCLHGTAEQKAMCQDAFNRWWWPALMMFGPPDADSPNSVQSMQWKIKLFSNDELRQKMIDQTVPQAEYLGLTIPDPDLKWNADRGHYDFGEIDWSEFYAVLKGHGPCNRERLAARAKAHEEGAWVREALVAHAEKKSRRKAA, from the coding sequence ATGTACGCGCAATTGGTCGAAACCGGCGTGGCCCGCGTTCGCGGCGTCGACGAACTCTCCGGCGACGAGCAGACTTTTCAGCGGCGCCTTGAAGAAGGCGTGCGCATCGAGTCCAAGGACTGGATGCCCGAGGCCTACCGCAAGACCTTGGTACGCCAGATTTCACAGCACGCCCATTCCGAAATCGTCGGCATGCTGCCCGAGGGCAACTGGATCACCCGCGCGCCCAGTCTGAAGCGCAAGGCCATCCTCATGGCCAAAGTGCAGGACGAGGGCGGCCACGGCCTCTATCTCTACAGCGCCGCCGAAACCCTGGGCGTCTCGCGCGACGAACTCATATCCGACCTGCATTCGGGCAAGGCCAAGTACTCCAGCATCTTCAACTACCCCACGCTTACCTGGGCCGATGTGGGCATGATCGGCTGGCTGGTCGACGGCTCGGCCATCATCAACCAGATCCCGCTGTGCCGTTGCTCCTACGGCCCCTATGCGCGCGCCATGGTGCGCGTCTGCAAGGAAGAGTCCTTCCACCAGCGACAGGGCTACGACCTGCTGGTGCAGATGTGCCTGCATGGCACCGCCGAACAAAAAGCCATGTGCCAGGACGCCTTCAATCGCTGGTGGTGGCCCGCCCTGATGATGTTCGGCCCGCCCGACGCCGACTCGCCCAACAGCGTGCAGTCCATGCAATGGAAGATCAAGCTCTTTTCCAATGATGAACTGCGCCAGAAGATGATCGACCAGACCGTGCCGCAGGCTGAATACCTGGGCCTGACCATCCCTGATCCCGATCTGAAATGGAATGCCGATCGCGGCCACTACGATTTCGGCGAAATCGACTGGTCCGAGTTCTATGCCGTCCTCAAGGGGCACGGCCCCTGCAACCGCGAGCGCCTGGCCGCTCGCGCCAAGGCGCATGAAGAAGGCGCCTGGGTGCGCGAGGCCCTGGTGGCCCATGCGGAAAAGAAATCGCGCCGCAAGGCCGCCTGA
- the paaX gene encoding phenylacetic acid degradation operon negative regulatory protein PaaX, producing MAAAPTPLDRFLQRLLEDDPPRAQSLCVSLLGDALAPHGGAIWLGSLIELLEPLGINERQLRTSVFRLVARGWLRAERHGRRSLYRLAEHGQRDTAHASPRIYEGAKSAWDGTWTLVALPRIGNNAMAERAELRRELLWEGFGMMAPGLFAHPQIEAGTAHDILQKLGIPDKALVLAAQDLAGAGGLPIASLAAQCWNLEEVAGQYRLYIRNFEPLARLLQDDSPEPAQAFAARVLLLHHWRRTVLHDPRLPAALLPAAWPGHQARALCARLYWQLFDGSEAHLDRIAGQDNAHYQALGNAAFKRFGGRDTQA from the coding sequence ATGGCTGCTGCCCCCACCCCGCTGGACCGCTTTTTGCAACGCCTGCTCGAGGACGATCCGCCGCGCGCGCAGTCGCTGTGCGTGAGCCTGCTGGGTGACGCGCTGGCCCCGCACGGTGGGGCCATCTGGCTGGGCAGCCTAATCGAATTGCTGGAGCCGCTGGGCATCAACGAGCGGCAGCTGCGCACCAGCGTATTCCGCCTGGTAGCCCGGGGCTGGCTACGCGCAGAACGCCATGGCCGACGCAGCCTGTACCGACTGGCCGAACATGGTCAGCGCGACACGGCGCACGCTTCGCCGCGCATCTACGAGGGCGCCAAATCTGCCTGGGACGGCACATGGACGCTGGTGGCTCTGCCTCGCATCGGCAACAACGCCATGGCCGAGCGCGCCGAACTGCGCCGCGAACTGCTCTGGGAGGGCTTCGGCATGATGGCGCCGGGCCTGTTCGCCCACCCCCAGATCGAAGCGGGCACGGCGCACGACATCCTGCAAAAGCTCGGCATTCCCGACAAGGCGCTGGTACTGGCGGCGCAGGATTTGGCTGGCGCAGGCGGCCTGCCCATAGCCAGTCTCGCCGCGCAGTGCTGGAATCTGGAAGAAGTAGCCGGACAATACCGGCTCTATATCCGTAACTTCGAGCCGCTGGCCCGACTGCTGCAGGACGACAGTCCCGAACCCGCGCAGGCCTTTGCCGCCCGCGTGCTATTGCTGCACCACTGGCGCCGCACCGTGCTGCACGACCCCAGGTTGCCCGCCGCCCTGCTGCCCGCAGCGTGGCCCGGCCATCAGGCCCGCGCGCTCTGCGCCCGCCTGTACTGGCAGCTTTTCGATGGTTCGGAAGCCCATCTCGATCGCATCGCCGGCCAGGACAACGCCCACTATCAGGCATTGGGCAACGCCGCCTTCAAACGCTTCGGCGGACGAGACACGCAAGCCTGA
- a CDS encoding benzoate/H(+) symporter BenE family transporter, which translates to MLERPLSAPPGWRQILADLTPTAAANGLIGMIFSATGPVAIVLAVGTHAGLTEAQMASWLFGAFTLNGLLSLFLCWFYRKPLVCFWTIPGTVLIGPALGHLSFAQVMGACYVTGLLMLLLGLSGWVRRVMNAIPMPVVMGMVAGVFLNFGLNLVRAMHSNVAIAVPMVVTWLVLGAVPALGRRMPPILGALIVGVLAIYLSGQGHDLNLGGAGAVLARPVFEPPVWSWRAMVELVIPLTIAVLVVQNGQGIAALKAAGHDTPTNAVAVACGIGSLITAAVGCACTCLTGPTNAIITSSGRRESHYAGAIFCALLAIVFGLFSPLFTRLLLHTPGAFIMALGGLAMLRVLQASFVTAFRTRFTLGAMVAFLVTVANLSIANIGAAFWGLVAGFAVSWLLERPDFHAVAKELAAQRG; encoded by the coding sequence ATGCTCGAACGCCCCCTATCCGCACCGCCCGGCTGGCGCCAGATCCTCGCCGATCTCACTCCCACCGCCGCCGCCAACGGCCTGATAGGCATGATTTTCAGCGCGACCGGGCCGGTTGCCATCGTGCTCGCGGTCGGCACCCATGCAGGCCTGACCGAGGCGCAGATGGCGTCCTGGCTGTTCGGCGCATTCACCCTCAACGGCCTGCTCAGCCTGTTTCTGTGCTGGTTCTACCGCAAGCCGCTGGTGTGCTTCTGGACCATACCGGGCACGGTGCTGATCGGCCCTGCCCTGGGCCACCTGAGCTTTGCCCAGGTGATGGGCGCCTGTTATGTCACCGGGTTGCTGATGCTGCTGCTGGGTCTGTCCGGCTGGGTGCGGCGGGTAATGAATGCCATCCCCATGCCCGTGGTCATGGGCATGGTCGCCGGCGTGTTCCTGAACTTCGGACTGAACCTGGTGCGCGCGATGCACAGCAACGTGGCCATCGCAGTTCCCATGGTCGTGACCTGGCTGGTACTAGGCGCTGTCCCCGCCCTGGGTAGACGCATGCCGCCGATCTTGGGCGCGCTTATTGTCGGTGTGCTGGCCATTTATCTGTCGGGCCAGGGCCACGACCTGAACCTGGGAGGCGCGGGGGCCGTGCTGGCCCGGCCCGTCTTCGAGCCGCCGGTCTGGTCTTGGCGGGCCATGGTCGAGCTGGTGATTCCCCTGACCATTGCCGTGCTGGTTGTGCAGAACGGCCAAGGCATTGCCGCCTTGAAAGCGGCGGGCCACGACACCCCGACCAACGCGGTGGCCGTAGCCTGCGGCATCGGCAGCCTGATCACCGCCGCCGTGGGCTGCGCCTGCACCTGCCTGACGGGTCCGACCAACGCCATCATCACCTCGTCGGGCAGGCGCGAGAGCCACTACGCCGGCGCCATTTTCTGCGCGCTGCTGGCCATCGTGTTCGGCCTGTTCTCGCCGCTGTTCACCCGACTGCTGCTGCATACGCCGGGCGCCTTCATCATGGCCCTGGGCGGTCTGGCCATGCTGCGGGTGCTTCAGGCTTCCTTCGTCACGGCTTTTCGCACCCGTTTTACGCTGGGCGCGATGGTGGCTTTTCTGGTGACGGTGGCCAACCTGAGCATTGCCAACATCGGCGCGGCCTTCTGGGGCCTGGTGGCGGGCTTTGCCGTATCGTGGCTGCTGGAGCGGCCCGACTTCCACGCGGTGGCCAAGGAACTGGCCGCCCAGCGCGGATAG
- the orn gene encoding oligoribonuclease codes for MARHESRLVWLDMEMTGLEPETDRIIEVAVVVTEPDLTVVAEGPVLVIHQPDSALDAMDSWNKNTHGKSGLIDKVKASTLNEADAEQRLIAFLSQHVPAGKSPLCGNSISQDRRFMFRYMPTFERFFHYRNLDVSTLKELARRWAPKVYKGFEKKSRHEALADIYESIDELKYYREHLLKL; via the coding sequence GTGGCGCGACACGAGAGCCGTCTGGTCTGGCTCGACATGGAAATGACTGGGCTCGAACCGGAAACCGACCGCATCATCGAGGTGGCCGTGGTGGTCACCGAACCCGATCTGACCGTGGTGGCCGAAGGTCCGGTGTTGGTGATTCATCAGCCCGACAGCGCGCTTGATGCCATGGATAGCTGGAACAAGAATACGCACGGCAAGAGCGGCCTGATCGACAAGGTCAAGGCATCGACGCTCAACGAAGCCGATGCCGAGCAGCGGCTCATTGCTTTCCTGTCGCAGCATGTGCCGGCCGGCAAGTCGCCGCTGTGCGGCAACAGTATCAGCCAGGACCGGCGCTTCATGTTCCGCTACATGCCGACTTTCGAGCGTTTCTTTCACTACCGCAACCTGGACGTGAGCACGCTCAAGGAGCTGGCGCGCCGCTGGGCGCCCAAGGTGTACAAGGGCTTCGAGAAAAAGAGCCGTCACGAAGCCCTGGCCGACATCTACGAGTCGATCGACGAACTCAAGTACTACCGCGAGCACTTGCTCAAGCTGTAA
- a CDS encoding M48 family metallopeptidase — translation MWLSARQMRHVADHRDRVPDEFADRINLASHQRAADYTRARLRLGWVEQVYDAAILLAMTLLGGLQWLDRVVGHITDHSLPRQLLLLVAVAAVMGVLGLPFALWRQFRLEARFGFNRMTPALFVADTVKGIALGLVLGLPLAAAVLWLMGQAGAAWWLWAWGLWVAFNLLLLFIYPMFIAPLFNKFTPLADATLAVRIRQLALRCGFALGGLFVMDGSRRSGHGNAYFTGFGKARRIVFFDTLIARLNADEIEAVLAHELGHFAHGHIARRIVMSFVLALVFFALLGWLAQQPWFYAGLGALPRGDGSDNALALLLFFLVLPVFTFPLTPLGSWYSRRNEFEADRYAAMQSSAAQLVSALVKLYDDNAATLTPDPVHSAFYDSHPPASVRIRHLLQT, via the coding sequence ATGTGGCTGTCCGCCAGGCAGATGCGCCACGTGGCCGACCACCGCGACCGGGTGCCGGACGAATTCGCCGATCGCATCAATCTGGCGAGCCATCAGCGCGCGGCCGACTACACGCGGGCGCGCTTACGGCTGGGCTGGGTCGAGCAGGTGTACGACGCCGCGATCCTGCTGGCCATGACGCTGTTGGGCGGCCTGCAATGGCTGGACCGGGTCGTGGGCCACATCACCGATCACTCCTTGCCGCGTCAATTGTTGCTGCTGGTGGCCGTGGCAGCCGTGATGGGCGTGCTGGGGCTGCCTTTCGCCTTGTGGCGGCAGTTCCGCCTGGAAGCACGCTTCGGTTTTAACCGCATGACACCGGCCCTATTCGTGGCCGACACGGTCAAGGGCATCGCACTGGGATTGGTGCTGGGCCTGCCCCTGGCCGCGGCCGTGCTGTGGCTGATGGGACAGGCCGGCGCCGCCTGGTGGCTATGGGCCTGGGGCCTGTGGGTAGCCTTCAACCTGCTGCTGCTCTTTATCTATCCCATGTTCATCGCGCCGCTGTTCAACAAGTTCACGCCGCTGGCCGACGCAACACTGGCGGTTCGCATCCGCCAGCTGGCGCTGCGCTGTGGCTTCGCGCTCGGCGGCTTGTTCGTCATGGACGGCTCGCGCCGTTCGGGGCACGGCAACGCCTATTTCACGGGGTTCGGCAAGGCGCGCCGCATTGTGTTCTTCGACACCCTGATTGCGCGCCTGAACGCAGATGAAATCGAGGCTGTGCTGGCCCACGAGCTGGGGCATTTCGCGCACGGACACATCGCCCGCCGCATCGTCATGAGCTTCGTGCTGGCGCTGGTCTTCTTCGCCCTGCTGGGCTGGCTGGCACAGCAGCCCTGGTTCTATGCCGGGCTGGGAGCCTTGCCCCGCGGCGACGGCAGCGACAATGCCCTGGCCCTGCTGCTCTTTTTCCTGGTGCTGCCGGTGTTCACCTTCCCGCTCACTCCGCTGGGCAGTTGGTACTCACGGCGCAACGAGTTCGAGGCAGACCGCTATGCCGCCATGCAAAGTTCGGCCGCGCAACTGGTATCGGCATTGGTCAAGCTGTATGACGACAACGCAGCCACGCTCACGCCCGACCCGGTGCATTCGGCTTTCTACGACAGTCACCCGCCCGCGTCCGTGCGCATCCGCCATCTGCTGCAGACATGA
- the rsgA gene encoding ribosome small subunit-dependent GTPase A, which yields MTEGRIIAAHGRHYRVEFPDASVRQCFPRGKKAGAAVGDYVRITLQGQDEGAIDAVLPRRNLLYRSDEMRSKQFAANVDQLLIVVAVEPTFSDDLTGRALAGAWSADIVPLIVLNKTDLVDGLAAARERLAPLQALDVPVVELSAKEPQAVRERLAPYLTGKTSLLLGQSGMGKSTLLNALVPEALAATQEYSTALDMGRHTTTSTRLYHLPEPGGDLIDSPGFQAFGLSHLSREEIVRGFPEFLPHIEHCRFYNCSHRHEPGCGVVAAARGGQIAPQRYALYQRILHEHETAQRY from the coding sequence ATGACTGAAGGGCGCATCATTGCGGCGCACGGCCGCCACTACCGTGTGGAATTTCCTGACGCAAGCGTGCGGCAATGCTTTCCGCGCGGCAAGAAAGCCGGCGCTGCGGTGGGCGATTACGTGCGCATCACGCTCCAGGGCCAGGACGAAGGCGCCATCGACGCCGTGCTGCCGCGCCGCAACCTGCTCTACCGCTCAGACGAAATGCGCTCCAAGCAGTTCGCCGCCAACGTCGACCAGTTGCTCATCGTGGTGGCGGTGGAACCTACTTTTTCCGACGACCTGACGGGCCGCGCACTGGCCGGCGCCTGGAGCGCGGACATCGTTCCGCTGATCGTGCTCAACAAGACCGACCTGGTCGACGGCCTGGCTGCCGCGCGCGAACGGCTGGCGCCGTTGCAGGCCCTGGATGTACCCGTCGTCGAACTGAGCGCGAAAGAACCGCAGGCCGTGCGCGAACGACTGGCACCGTACCTGACCGGCAAGACCAGCCTGCTGCTGGGCCAGAGCGGCATGGGCAAGTCCACCCTGCTCAATGCCCTGGTGCCCGAGGCACTGGCCGCCACGCAGGAATACTCGACCGCGCTGGACATGGGCCGCCACACCACCACCAGCACCCGGCTATACCATCTGCCCGAGCCGGGCGGCGATTTGATCGACTCCCCCGGATTCCAGGCCTTCGGACTCTCGCATCTGTCGCGCGAAGAAATCGTGCGCGGCTTTCCGGAATTTCTGCCGCACATCGAGCATTGCCGCTTCTACAACTGCAGTCACCGACACGAGCCGGGCTGCGGCGTGGTCGCCGCAGCCCGGGGCGGACAGATCGCGCCGCAACGCTACGCCTTGTACCAGCGCATTCTGCACGAGCACGAGACGGCGCAGCGGTATTGA
- a CDS encoding IclR family transcriptional regulator C-terminal domain-containing protein — protein MNKIDDSKDTELTPEDGVVAVRRAMRILEAFGGESAYLSLAELSRRTGYHRSTVLRLARTLALDDYLAQQPDGSWRLAHAAGWLGACYQATFNVHDVVEPMLRELSIATGESATFYVREGSQRICVARIDGSKSIRHHVRVGLTLPLELGSPGRVLLAFSGAEGEPYESIRRAGYATSVGERDPEVSSISAPVYGIQWKLLGAIGISGPMSRLTNQTLIKHKEAVLSAASSISRAMMGVRQDGSYRKF, from the coding sequence ATGAACAAAATTGATGATTCAAAAGATACGGAATTGACGCCCGAAGATGGCGTGGTTGCGGTCAGGCGCGCCATGCGCATCCTGGAAGCGTTCGGCGGAGAAAGCGCCTATCTGTCGCTTGCGGAATTGAGCCGGCGCACGGGCTACCACCGCTCTACCGTGCTGCGTCTTGCGCGTACGCTGGCATTGGACGACTACCTGGCCCAACAGCCGGACGGCTCATGGAGACTTGCCCATGCAGCGGGTTGGCTCGGCGCCTGCTATCAGGCAACTTTCAATGTGCATGATGTCGTCGAACCCATGCTGCGGGAACTTTCCATCGCAACGGGCGAAAGTGCGACGTTTTATGTGCGCGAGGGAAGCCAGCGCATTTGCGTGGCGCGTATCGATGGTTCCAAATCCATACGCCATCATGTCCGCGTGGGTTTGACCCTGCCGCTCGAGCTGGGCAGTCCGGGACGCGTGCTATTGGCTTTTTCGGGGGCCGAGGGAGAGCCCTATGAATCGATCCGCCGGGCAGGCTACGCCACGTCTGTGGGCGAGCGGGATCCGGAGGTATCCAGCATCTCGGCGCCTGTGTACGGCATTCAATGGAAATTGCTGGGGGCTATCGGTATTTCAGGACCCATGTCCCGCCTGACGAATCAGACGCTGATCAAGCACAAGGAAGCTGTTTTGTCCGCCGCCAGCAGTATCTCGCGGGCCATGATGGGGGTGCGTCAGGACGGGTCATACCGGAAATTTTGA
- a CDS encoding tripartite tricarboxylate transporter substrate binding protein, whose amino-acid sequence MKIARHVLTAAALACAVLPLSAQAAYPDKPIRLIVPFPPGGGTDALAREIASRIGADTGWSFVVENHPGAGGNIGVNVAAQAAPDGYTIVLGQTSNLAINPTLYAHLPYDPEKNLTPIGLVAQAPLVLVTGAKSSFRTLADVVKAAKAKPGSLTVATSGIGTVAHLSTVEFQKDARIRVTHVPYKGAEQGLTDVIGGRVDMYMSSVPTLIGPIRSGIVRALAVTSLKRSDDLPDVPSFAQSGYPGFEGITWFGLLGPAHLPAAVVKTLNDALVKALKSPEIEKQFKSQGAQVDISSPQGFAALIHKDRIRWGELVKESGAHID is encoded by the coding sequence TTGAAAATCGCTCGTCATGTATTGACGGCCGCCGCACTGGCCTGCGCCGTTCTGCCCCTGAGCGCGCAAGCAGCCTACCCGGACAAGCCCATCCGTCTGATCGTGCCCTTCCCTCCGGGAGGCGGCACCGATGCACTGGCGCGCGAAATCGCCTCCAGGATCGGCGCCGATACCGGCTGGAGCTTCGTCGTTGAAAACCACCCCGGCGCGGGCGGCAACATCGGAGTCAACGTGGCTGCTCAAGCCGCCCCCGACGGCTACACCATCGTGCTGGGCCAGACCAGCAACCTGGCCATCAACCCCACGCTGTATGCCCACCTGCCCTACGACCCGGAAAAGAACCTGACGCCCATCGGCCTGGTGGCGCAGGCTCCGCTGGTACTGGTCACCGGCGCCAAGTCGTCCTTCAGAACATTGGCCGACGTGGTCAAGGCGGCCAAGGCCAAACCCGGCTCGCTTACGGTCGCGACATCGGGCATCGGAACGGTGGCCCACTTGTCGACCGTTGAATTCCAGAAAGACGCGCGGATCCGGGTCACACACGTTCCCTACAAGGGCGCCGAGCAAGGCCTGACCGATGTCATCGGCGGCCGCGTCGACATGTACATGTCGTCGGTACCGACCTTGATCGGTCCCATTCGCAGCGGGATCGTGCGCGCGCTGGCGGTCACTTCGCTCAAGCGCTCCGACGATCTGCCGGACGTGCCTTCGTTCGCGCAATCGGGTTATCCGGGCTTCGAGGGAATCACCTGGTTCGGCCTGCTCGGTCCGGCGCATCTGCCGGCTGCTGTGGTCAAGACGCTGAACGATGCTCTGGTCAAGGCATTGAAGTCGCCGGAGATCGAAAAGCAATTCAAGTCCCAGGGCGCCCAGGTCGACATCAGCAGCCCTCAGGGCTTTGCCGCCCTGATCCACAAGGACCGGATCCGCTGGGGTGAGCTGGTCAAGGAATCCGGAGCGCACATCGACTGA